CTTTTGGTCGCCAAGACACTGAAAGAGTTAATTCAGTTATGGGTTGGAGAGCAGCTGAGACAAGGCCCCAGGATGTGTGTGCCCACCTGGCCCACCCAAGAGCTTCCCTAGTCAGCTCTGGGAGACAGTCCAGAGCTGCGTCCGGACTTGACCTGGATGCGGAACTGCTTAACATAACCTTCCTGCCACATCCCAGGGGCTCTGCTTCTCTTCTTGTGACCTGCCTCTTGTCTCATATCACAGAaaatttcctcttccctcccttcatttttccctgccccttcctctccatgttccttcctctccactcctgTCTAATCTCCTTCCCAGAAACCAAGTTTTAATAAGCCCTCTCCTCTGTCTGCAGCATGTTGGGAGATCTGTGTGAGTCTGTGCTCACTGCATCTTGGCCATGCATGTGAACCACCGTGTATGTTAGCTGTGCAGGAATAGGCCGTGAGCAACAGAGGGCAGGGCAGTTAGAGTCAGGATTAAGATCCTTCTCCAACTGCAGACAGTGTTTGGTATATGCAGGCACATAGCTGTCTTACCTGTCAGAGCCCAGAGGAGATGCTTGTAAGACAAAGCAGAGAAAGCTCTTGCAGAAGGGGGTCTGCTGGCTTTTGAGGGACATGGCCTTTCTAGTGTCCCAAACCATAGAGAGAAGATGAATAGCCCTTCCCCATATTCTGAGAGGCCACCCAGTGGCCTGTAGATGAGACAGGCTGTCCATTCCAGGCAGGCAGCATGTAGTTGGTCCTAGTTAGGAAACCAGATGGTGGTGGGACCTGGGCCAGGGGAGCTGGTGAGGCTGACAGGATCACAAAGAAGTGAGTGACCTGAGACCACACAGCAGGTGGATGTGAGCATCTGTGATGAGGCAGGGGCAGGCAGTCAAAGAGAAGGTACACTCTGGGAATGGAAACAGAGTGTGTCTCCAGAGGCCACATGCACGGAGCACTCACAAAGAGAGCAGGATGGCCACCATCCCTGAGGCAGCAGGAGCCTGGACAGCGGCAGAGAACTTTCATCAGAGAGTGGCAGATTCCCATGTTATGATAACGGGGTCCCAAGACAACACGGCGAGCTCCCACACTGAACCATCCAGGACCAGCCTGACATGCAGGTAGGCAGTGCCAACCTGGGATGCGGATCAAGAAGACAGATGAAGCAGGGCTTTGTCTCTACACCTGATAGTATGATAAACTGAATGAACTTGtatggagttaaaaaaaaaaagcggggggcgggggggaagaaaATTGTATTCACCTAAATTCCCCTGGAAAGGGGAAGCTGTCTTTGTTGGGAACAATATTTTGATAAGTGCTTAAGCCTGAAGCTGAGATCCCAGTGGAGGCCTGGGTGTGGGTGGAACAGCTCTGCATGAGACAGGAAGGAGTTTTTGAGTTTTGCATGTTacgccagagagagaggggaagaaagacgCTGTTGTTTGGTGCTTTTCATTCTGAATCCCTTTCCCCAACATcctcttaaattttcaaaaagatacTAATATCATGAAAGGCTTGGGGTTGAGTGGAGTGCGTATTCTCGATATTTATGTACCCATATTATGTGTGGGGAAGAACAAAAGGGTTGGGGCCTCAGATTCAAACAGATGCCAAGCAAAGCCCAGGCACTAGCtgggatgcagagagaggaggagctcGGGGACGAGAGATCTACTATAGGGGAACTTGGGCAAGTTTAGCCAAATCTTAGTGGGGCGGGGCCCCAGTTGACCTCTGGTTACTGAGTTCTGCCACAGTGTTGTTTTGGTTGCTCTCAAtcaattttgtttgctttatccagctcaacaccacacacacacacacacacacacacacacagatgcacacacacctCTTAGCAATTCTCCAGGAACTGAAAACCAGGTATCTATGTACCAGCTGGGACTCTCAGACCCACTTCAGAGCAGAAGTAGAGCCAAGGACCAGACTTCTTTGATGCTACCATGCCACCCTGTCTCACCTAAGTCCCTGTCTGGAGGACAGGGCAGCACCAGCATCTTACAGCCTTAATTCTGGTTAGATCTAGACTGGCAGCCATCAGTACCCTCTCCCTGTCAGAGATCTTTAattggggcagggccagggccatAAGAGGCAGCAGGGATTGCTGCAAAAATCTAAAAACACTCCTTGAAAGAGCCTTAAGTCTTCAACAGAACCTTCCTAACTGGAATAGCCTCTTGTTGGCCTACTGagtcctgcctcttcctctcaGCTGCTGTTCCTGCGAACTATTCTCCAAGGCAGTAAAGAAATGAGAATGCCAAAGACAGGCCCAGGCCTGAGTCTCAGAGGTTCATCACGTGATTCTTGGTCTCCTTCATCTCTCCATTCCTCTACCTGGCTCTCCTTGAGAACAACCTTCAGGCCTAGGACAAGATTCACATCCTGAGCAACTCACATGCAgctcaaaaaacaacaaactcacATGCAGCTCAAAAAACTTGTGTAGCGATCTTCTGAGACACTACATAAAGTCCTCTGAGAAAACTAGAATGGTGGCATGGGGACCCAAGCTGATGGCCAATGAGGCAGGTAAGCATCTCTCTGTCTGATGTGGTACAATAAATGAGGTTGTTATGAATGTCTGGAAAGAGATCTCTTGGGTGGTTGGACAGAGTCAGTGTGTACTCTGGCCCCTGACCTTGGTGGGAAGGTTTCTCCAAATCCAGATTAACTATCCAACCTTGTACCTTACCGGGCCTTGAGGGACCTCAAGCTTTTGTGGTAGGAGGAATGCACATCCAAGGTCAATAGCCGGGGAATGTCTGGGCACCCCCCTAGCTGGTCCCAGGGCAGGCCGGGGGGAGTCTTCTTTTCTATTGGGTGACTGGAGGAGGCCACATCAGTCTTCCAGATGGCTTCTATCTGGTTATCCTGTTGTCTGGGGTGTGGAGGTTGAAAGCGTAGAAAGAGATAAAGGGTtagacacacagagggagactgagaaacaACAAGCTCTCCAAAGCCATAAGGCCCAAAATGTCAGgacttgttttctttccctctcaaataGTTGTTATCACCATCCTGTCACCTCTCTTCCCCTTAACTCTAAACCTCACCTCCCTGGGGCTCCTTTGGCTGAGGAGCTGCTGAAGGGGTGCTGGGATAGCCTCTGTTCTTCTAGGCACATGCCTCGGGGCTGCTCTGCACTGGGCCATACTAGGTGAGGATGTGGGTCTTCTTGACTGCCCAGAGGCTCATGGTATCTCTTTCTGAGCCTGGGTGGTGGGGTCACACGGTGGGAAGGATCAGGCTTATTTATTTGGACAGGCTAATGGCAGGTGCTGGACCAACAATGTTCAGGGCAGAAATGGTTGTAGGCTCTCAGATGTGGGTCCTCAGAGTCTTTCAGTTGCAATGTGAAACCTATCTGGATCGGGCTGGCTCCTGAGCCCACCCATCTGGGCCAATGGCTAGAACTGAGCAAGGCAGCTGAGAAGGCAGGCATCTTACAACTCACGAGGTGAACTCTGCCTGCCTGTGCCTTCACCAAGCTCCCAGTCTCCCCAGTCTGGCCACCCCAGCTTGctccatctccccacccatccAGCTGGCTGCCTACCCGCTTCCCTGCACCTACCGAGCCATGCACAGGGGCTCACATTCCCAGTGCTTGCATGGAAAGTGCCCAGGAGGCTGCCTGCAGGAGGGGCCACATGAGTGCGTGTGCCGGAGAGAGGATGTGGGTGGCTTGTTTTTCCTCGGCTTTGTGGAGGTGACCACAGGGATGTGCAGACGAACGTTCCACTCCAGCTGGAGCTAGGGACACCAGCAGAGAGGCATCAAGGAGACAGGAATTTATCCCCTCTCTAGAGCAGAAGGAGGCATAGCCTGACTCAGGGCTAAGAAGAGAAGGTAAGGCCCAGGGAATGCCTCCAATCAGAGAGCCCTAGATCCCCCAAGTATCAAATTCCCTACAAATTCCTTGAATTATTATTTGCTAGGTTagttcctgttttctcctttgttgtgGAGAATCTGGACAATGAgcaaaacagcaagaaaaaaactaaaggaagccAGAGCAGCTGGAACTCGAGAGAGCACTCAGGATTCACAACATGAGGCCAAGTTGTGCCTAGAATGCTCTGGGTATTTTTGTATCCAGCCTCTGCCCTGGCACTGGGTAAGGAGCTGGGGAGATCCTTCTAGCCACCCAAAGAATTGTCATATAGTCCGTTGTTAACAAGTCAAGACACCTACAACTTAACAAGTGAAGATACCTACAGGAGATGATTGGGACTAGTACAAAGTGATAGGAAACTGAGTTGGGAGATGGCTCCATGACCAAGGCTTCTCCAACTGCCTGACACAGGCACTTACACTAAGTCCCTCAGCACACGGCTTCCCCCAGACTTGGGGGGGATTCCCCATGGGTTCTGAGCCAATGCTATGATTTTCTAATTCCCTGGGAGGTCAGCTAGTCCTCTGTGGACCATGTCAGCACTTGCTACTTCTCTGACCCTGCTAGCAGGGGAAACTGAATCTAGCCCTCAGAGAGTAAAAACAGCGCAGACCCACAGATCAGGCCTCAGAGTGACTTTGTACTGTCAACAGCAACACCAAAACCCTGAAGGCAATGAGAAGTGCTGTCAAAAATGAGAGGGAAAATGCATTCTAACCTAGACTTCCATATCCAGGCCAACTGTCAATTAAGAAGGtactaggggcacctaggtggctcagttggttaagcatctgacttcagctcaggtcatgatctcgtggttcatgggttcgaggctctgtgctgacagcccagagcctggagcctgcttcagattctgtgtctccctttctctctgacccctctcccactcatgtgcacgtgttctctccccctctctcgctctcaaaaataaaaaaataaacataaaagaaaaaaagagtgaaggtACTACGTAAAGATGTTTTCAGACAACCAGGGTTTCACTGATTTTACCTGGCAGGAACCTTGGTCAGGAAGTGATCAGAGGAGACCTGGCATCTAGAAAGCAAAGGAACCAtccacagagagaggcaaagtgagATCCCAGCATGTGGGTAAAAAGGACAGCTGTGACTAAGTCAGTAGAGGAACCAGAACACACAGGAACAGGGCAGAGGGTCCCGTGGGGGAGGGAGAACTTGAGCATAAAGTTGGGACTACAGGATCCAGCTGCCTTCTCTCTCCAGAAGAGTCTTTCTTCTACAGTTCTGTTTGAgggcccctctctctcccactctccccgtATAAAAAATCAGAAAGCTGCCCTTCCTTATGCTTGAGCCTCCAGCCTTTGCCTCTTCCTGGCTCAGAGTCTCTAACCTGCCCTCTTATTTCCTGTCCGCTACCCTGCCCCCAGTTACACCCCACCAGCTCACATCCCTTCCAGCTGTGCTGACCCCCAATGAGGGAGGCCCACCTTGGGGAACATGGTCACCATGCTGCTCAGGCACTCTCGGCGCTTCTCCTCCAGGTCCTTCTGCTTGTCTGTCCAGGCCTGCAGCCAGAGATTCTGTAGGCGGTCAATGTTTTCCAGGTAGATGTAGAGGTTCTGAGTCTTGCAGGTAGTCTCAGTTTCTTGCATAACTTGTATGTGGTTGGTCACTTCTTGTCTGGGAAATGGGGTAAGGGAGTTAGTGGGTGAAAGGGCCTGCTCCCCAAGTCTCGTAACCAATGTTGACTCTGCGTTTGTAATTCCTGACAGCAAGGAGGGAAACAGAGGTTGCTGAGAGTCACAAAAGCAGGGAgcagagaggtgggaggtggtggCAGGTGAGGAGCCTTGGGGCCAGActggaaacagaaagacagaataaGGCCAGCAGGGGAACATATCAGGTGCATTAGGGACAGTGCaataggaagagaggaagaaataaggaaGTGGCCTCAGAGGAAAAACCCACCAGGGAAAGAGCAATGTGTATGTGTAAATGCCCGACCTCCCACACCTCCAGGGTCACCCCAGGCCCAAGGTCAGACATCCTTTGCCAGCCCCCTCCCTCAGGGGACCTTGTCCAGGTCTGGGGTGACTCTCCATTCCCATTTGCTGCgtgctcctcctctccctttggGTTTTGTCTCTGCCCACACACTGCAGTTGGCGTGGGTGTCAGGGAGTACCTACCGGAGGCTCTGGAAGTGTCTGTAGCGGATGTACTTATGGCACAGACACTGCAGCCGAAGCACGTTCAGctccatggtggtggtggtgagatcCAGCGCCTTGGTGCGTAGGTAGTGGGGCAGCCCCAGGTCAGCCTCCTCGCTCAGGAGCTGAAGATTCTTCCTCTGTGCCTCCACATCCATGTGGTATACTTTCCCCTTGAGAGTTACTGAGGAGATACGCAAAGGAGGCCGGGACACCTTTTGGATGGATGTCCCCGTGACAGGAAAGGAAGCCGATTTCTTGGGCTTCGTGGGAACCTGGCAGGTCCACGGTTTCTGGGTAGACTTGGCTGAACTCGTGTTCCTCTGGTTTCTAGGGGCAGGCTGCTGGGTATTAGGGGACCTGGGAAAGTGCTTCCTGCCTTGGTGAGCAGACTGGGCCCGGCTTGAGGGAGGTGCCAGCGATGCCTTCTCCAAGTCCCTCCACTGCCTGGTGGTCATGAAGAGCACCCTGTCTGTGCCCTCCCCTGGAGGCTCTGGCTCCCTCCATGGGCCCCCTTGCTCCTTTTCTTGCTGGCCCGACCTCTGCCACTGCTCCCTCGCTGCCTCCTCCACCTTCCACTGTTGCAGCTTCTCCCGGTGTTCCTGCTCCAGCAGGGCCCACTTCTTCTGACGCTGCAGccacatctcctcctcctccagccactgctgcctctgcctctcccagcgGAGCTCTTCTTCCCAGTGCTCCACCTTGCTCTCCAAGGCCACCTTCCTGGAGCTCTCTGGGGACAGCTGCATCCTCAAGTGGGGCTTAATTTGGAGTCCTTCCTTCTCCTGGGATGCTTCCTGGACATCCTTTTGGTCTTTCACTTGGTGAAAGAAGTGGCCTGGGCTTTCTGCCACCAGTCTTTCCCATATCTTAGGAGACCTGTGATCCACCGAGGACAGCATCATGGGCTGAAGATGTTCGGTGTCCTTGGTGCTGTACACATCCGCAATCCTCGAATACATGGTCATGGTGGAGAGTGGCTGAGATGTTGAAGGCCTGGCACCGCTGTCCCAGGCTGTGGCCATGGGACCTGGGGAGAGTGGTGAAAACCACTGCTCCTTCTTGGGTTCCTGCTGAGTTTCCTTCATGactgtttctttctctgggaGGGTCTCTTTCTCAGGGGGCCCCAGGGAGTCAACCAAGATCTTGGTTGGTTCTTCTTCTTGATCTCTAGCAGACTGAGCCTTCTCTAGCTGGAACTCTAAGGCATGCTTTATCAGGAGAAGGTCATGGTATTTCCCCCCTAGAATTTCCACTTGCTTTAGCAGGGCATCCCTCTTGCTCTGGAGAACTTGGAGGGAATTCTGGAAGTATAGCCTCTGGGTGCTAAGTTCTTTGGTCATCTCTATTTTCAGGTTCCTGTATTTGGTCTCCAGGCTTCTGTTCTCTTTGTGCTGGAGGGTCAAGGCCTTGTTGAGGTTCTCTACCATGCCAGACATGTACCTGATGGCTCTGACCTCCCCTTGGTTGAACATGGTGGAGTCCAGGAGCTCCTGCAGCATGGACTTCACCTCAGAGACCTTCGTGCAGGTAGCATGACTGTCCTGGAGCATCTGTTCTGGGCTCAGTGGCTGAGGGTAGGGTGCAGATTTTGGGGGTCTCTGTTCCCACCAGCCCTGCCAGAAGGTGTGTTTGGATACTAGGAGAGACAGAACAAAGGCAACAAGCTCCTGTGAGCCCCAACAATTATACTGATTCTGCACACCCTGCCTGGCCAAATTCCCATCCAACTCTCTTATGCCTTTGGCAAGAATAAGGAGCTGAGGCAACAGGTGAGGCCAGGGGAGATGTTGTCAGGAGAGATCTCTGCCAGGCTCAGAGCTTGCTCAGAGCTTACCTGTCAGGGTGAGCCAGCTCCATAGCACCTGCAGGGCCCATGGGCCTGAAACTattcaattcagttcagttcaattcagtgtacctcttttttttaaatattaaaaaaaaatttattgtttatttttgagagagagagagagagaaacagagtgcaagagcaagcaagggagagacagagagagggagacacagaatctgaagcaaactccaggctccgagctgtcagcacagagcccgacgtagggctcgaactcacggactgcgagatcatgacctgagccgaagtcggacacttgaccgactgagccacccaggtgcccctaattcagTGTACTTCTGATCTCATGTATTTCCCTGGAGTAAAGTCACCTTTCCAGTCATGCTACTTCCCAGACTCAATATCCATGTTTGGCTATCTATTGCCAACTATCCAAACTCTGGAAACCTACCTGGCACTTACACTCCAGGTCACCTGAgaagttttgtttccctttcctgttACCATTAGACTGTGTAGAGAATTTATCACATGGTTCTGCAACTGTTCATACGTTGGGTTTTTAAATGACTAATGTCATTTCCCATTTTGgaggtcatgaactcctttggTAGTTTGATGAAAGCAGGGGACCTTCtccccagaaaaatgcacataaacaCCAACTGTGCACTATGTTCAAACCCGTTCATAGACCTCAGCTCCTCAGGGCTGGATCATGATTACAGTTGTATCCCCTTGATCTACCATACGTAGAGCTGCTGGAGTGATTATCTTGGACCATCCATTCATCTGCCCATTCAGTGAACATCACTAACAGAAAAAACACTGGCTACCTTTGCGTGAGGAGCTAAAGGGATATGGAAATTAAATGGCATTGAAGTCAAACTAGCATTTAGCTAATATTGTCAGAGAGGTCATATGGTTCAGAGCTTGAATTCTGGAATCAGATAACTTAGACTTGAATCCCATCCTTACCACTTGCTTTAGGCAAGTTTCCTAACTTCTTAGTGCCTCTGTTTCTAAAAAATGGGGATAACCAACCAAAGCATCTACTTGTAAGATTTCACTAGATTATGCAAGTTTAGCGGCAAGCAGAGTCCCAGGTatctagtaagtgctcaataactaATCCCTAAAAAGAAACTAATAAGACACAGTCTTTGCCATCCAGGAGTTTATAATCTAGctatgaaatatatacaaattactaTACTTCAAGATATAACATGGTAAGGATTGTAGGAGAGATTATCTCCTTATCCACCTTTCCCTGCTTCATCCCTCCCCCAACTATCAATCTTCCTTGACTGATAAGGAGTCTGGCCATGAGAGTCAATGGTGAAACACCAAAGTGACATATTGTTCATTAAGCTCTGAGCATGTTCTAAGCATGGTGCCAGATGACTTACACCCAGTGGAACCCTGCAAGTGGGCGGGTGCTCCTCATTTTGTatatgaggaaagtgaggttcagaaagatcaagtaacttgtccaaagtcacacagtcagAAATTGGCACATGGGATTCAACCTCAGGTCCATCTGACTGTGAAGCCCATATTCTTGAGTAAGATTAAAAAGCCAGAAAACCTAAGCGTGGGGTCTGGTTTTGCCacagatttttgctttgttttgttttgttttgttttgttttgttttgttttgttttgtagtcctttctcttctctgagatTTAATGTTCTCATCTACAAAGCGTAGGAGGAGTTAGATAATCTCAGGTTCCTTCTAGTGTTGACAGGAGTAAAATTTCAAGGTTGAACTATGTTGTTGACTGACCATTCCTGGAGCAGCCACAATTAAGAAGATCCTGGAAGGGCATCTGGCTGTCTCGCCAGACTTCTAGGCTCTCCAGCTGGATTTGGAGTAAGGAAAAGATGTTCTTTGGGCTGTAGCTACAAATTCCAGCCTTTTTGGCCTACTAGCCTTGATTTTCAGGACCTGCATGAGGCTACAGCTCCAGAGAGTACCAACAGGGACCTGTCTCCCCATTACCCCTCCCTCTAGCCCCAAGGGATTGCTTAGAACTGCTCAGTGCTCAGCTTGGGTTAAACACCCCAACCCCTCGCTATTGCCTCTCCATCTCAGATAAGGCTTTTGTTATGGAGGAGTGTCAGAAAGACCCCACAGGTGCTGGCAAGTGACCTCTTTTCCTGAGATGGCATCCACCCCATTCAACCCCCCCTCCCAGGTGTTCCTGGAACCTACTTTGTGTCCTTTGCTTTTGTCCTTCAATGAGAGTGGAACAAAGGGAAGTGAGAGATTCGATGCCTCCTTTGgtggcaatgagagagagaggtaataCCTTCTCCATCACCTCAATCCATTCATCCAgggcttcctcttcctccttacaCTTCCTGTTCCTGAGCTCATAGGTCAGACTGTCACctagagagggagtgggagatgCAGACTGAGTGCAATCTGTCCTCTAGGGAGCCCCAAGTAGTCCTATAGCACAGGGGTTCCAGCAGGAAGCTTTGAGGTTGGATTAGTTTCACCTCTTAATAACTGTATGATGTTGGGTAAATCActtacttctctgagcctcagcatcCATGCCTGTAAAAGGGTTgggtggggattaaatgagataatgcatgtgaaatgaTTAACGTGAAGCCTGCTGTGTCGAAAACGTACAATAGACATTAAACAGTATTGTTGTTTAACTATAAGGCTAGGGATGTGTCTGCCTTGTTATTGCTCTATCCCCATTGCCTAGTTCAGTATCTGGacaattaaatgaattaactGGAGTGAAAAGCCCACTTAGTTCTTGGGGGCGGCTGAAGGATCATAGAACTATGAGCTCCTTGGAGGCAGGGCAGGGTGAAGGGGGTAGGGCACATCCCTATACCATCTCACTCCAACACTGCGGCGTCCACCCAACCCCATAGCAGCCTAAGGTCTCACGATGGCGCAACAGTGATGTTAACAGGGGCAGCACCTGGTCCACGACTGGGTATAGTTGGTCCACACTCAAATGGCTATACCAGTTGTTTACGGCTGGCATCAGGGCTGTTTGGCCCATGCAGTAAGGGTCATTAAGTACTATGAATATCACCCATGGATTCTTCTATAAAACACCCGGCGTGgtccatcaaaaaactgttagagctaataaacaaattcagtaaagttgcaggatacaaaatgaacatacaaaaatcagttgcatttctataaccTAATGataaactatctgaaaaagaaagaaaacagtcccatttacaacagcatcaaaaacaataatatacttagcaataaatttaaccagggaaGGATCTCTACACTGTAAGCTATAAGACAttgatggaagaaactgaagacacatataaatggaaagatattccatcctcatggattggaagaatcaatattgtttaaaatgtccatactaccatTTAGAGCCatgtacagattcaatgaaatctctatcaaaatcccaatggcatttttcacagaaagaaaaaaaaaaaacaatagaaaaaaaatcctaaaattcatatagaaccacaaaaggccccaaatagccagagcaatcttgagacaaagacaaagctggaggcatcatactacccaatttcaaactatattacatagctataataatcaaaacaatatgatatcggcataaaaacagatacgtAGACAAATGGAGCAGAatcgagaacccagaaataaacctatgcatatATGGACAAttagtatttgacaagggagccaagaatacacaGTGGGTAAAGGATGGCTCTTCACAGTGATGTTGGTCAACCTGGACAtacacgtgcaaaagaatgaaataggacccctatctcacaccactcacaaaaattaactcaaaatggattaaagacttaaatgtaagacctgaaaccataaaactcctaggagaagacatagggaaaaagcttcttgacattggtcttggcaatgattttttgggtatgacactaaaagcaaagGTAACAGAAGCAAACATGAACcactgggactatatcaaactaaataGTTTCTGCACAGTAAGAAAggatcaataaaatgaaaaggcaatctacagaatgggagaaaatatttgcaaactgtatacctgataaagggttaatatccaaaataagaagttcatacaactcaatagcaaatgaaacaaaacaaaacaaataatccagtttaaaaaatgggcaggggcgcctgggtggctcagtcggttaagtgtccgacttcagctcaggtcacgattttgcggtccgtgagttcgagccccgcgtcgggctctgggctgatggctcagagcctggagcctgcttccgattctgtgtctccctctctctctgtccctcccccgttcatgctctgtctctctctgtctcaaaaataaataaacgttaaaaaaattttttttaaatgggcaaaggccACACAAGATGTGATAAAGACAAAAGGAAGCTGGCCTGGTCTCAGAGATCTTTTCCTTCTTGATGCAAGTACACAGCTTCCAGAAAGTGGTCCCATGACAAGTGACAGCAATTTAACTGTCTAATTGTAGCTACTTTGTAGCTAGTTGTAACTGTGCAAGAGTCATATCCACATCCCTTTGATCAAATTTACTGTGCTAGCTATGACACATTTTGAACTGGTTTAAATGTACACGGCACAGAATCAGTTATTAGACAGCCTACCGACTTGGGGAGAAACCTATGTATAGGTGCAAATCTCAGCATCGCCCTGGAGTTTAGGAAAGCAGGCAAATGTGTGTCCCCCACTGTGCTGATAAATGTGTCCATGGTCGCTGCACTTTTCCAAACACCTGTCAGTGTGGGCCTGGCTGGGGCAGGACCAACTCCCCAGTGATGAGGAAAGGACAGCCCAGAATAATTAAATGATTTGCCTGAGTTTACGCATCTACTAAATGGTGGAGAGAGACACCTCTCCTCCACAGCCAGTAATTTTAACCACAAGGGTGTGGTGTCTCCTGAAGTTGGAAAGGAAGTTCAGTCAATGTGACAACGGTCAGTGGCACtgaagagagtgagagcaggaggcaggggccGACAGCACCAGACAAATACTAGAACAAATATCCTGAGATATTTTGAGGGCACACTAACATTAGAgatgatgaatttaaaatgacACCAATTTGGAAgcacttattttgttatttttaattttctcatttgtaatattAAGGATGTTAAGCCAGATTATATTTACAATTCCTTTCAACACTGTGATTAAATACgtatgtgcaaaaaaaaaaaaaaagacaaaggatctgt
The genomic region above belongs to Prionailurus bengalensis isolate Pbe53 chromosome B4, Fcat_Pben_1.1_paternal_pri, whole genome shotgun sequence and contains:
- the FAM186B gene encoding protein FAM186B, which translates into the protein MEKNRPLQLVTPASVKAIISRIEAAQLTRAQEDISSQLSDILDNVNCVINSFQEELGYDLKEKAKPDQMEQKGKNRFILLEKIASFSEDANTKEKHLYEILRWLGDWGDSLTYELRNRKCKEEEEALDEWIEVMEKVLPLSLIATKGGIESLTSLCSTLIEGQKQRTQISKHTFWQGWWEQRPPKSAPYPQPLSPEQMLQDSHATCTKVSEVKSMLQELLDSTMFNQGEVRAIRYMSGMVENLNKALTLQHKENRSLETKYRNLKIEMTKELSTQRLYFQNSLQVLQSKRDALLKQVEILGGKYHDLLLIKHALEFQLEKAQSARDQEEEPTKILVDSLGPPEKETLPEKETVMKETQQEPKKEQWFSPLSPGPMATAWDSGARPSTSQPLSTMTMYSRIADVYSTKDTEHLQPMMLSSVDHRSPKIWERLVAESPGHFFHQVKDQKDVQEASQEKEGLQIKPHLRMQLSPESSRKVALESKVEHWEEELRWERQRQQWLEEEEMWLQRQKKWALLEQEHREKLQQWKVEEAAREQWQRSGQQEKEQGGPWREPEPPGEGTDRVLFMTTRQWRDLEKASLAPPSSRAQSAHQGRKHFPRSPNTQQPAPRNQRNTSSAKSTQKPWTCQVPTKPKKSASFPVTGTSIQKVSRPPLRISSVTLKGKVYHMDVEAQRKNLQLLSEEADLGLPHYLRTKALDLTTTTMELNVLRLQCLCHKYIRYRHFQSLRQEVTNHIQVMQETETTCKTQNLYIYLENIDRLQNLWLQAWTDKQKDLEEKRRECLSSMVTMFPKLQLEWNVRLHIPVVTSTKPRKNKPPTSSLRHTHSCGPSCRQPPGHFPCKHWECEPLCMARQQDNQIEAIWKTDVASSSHPIEKKTPPGLPWDQLGGCPDIPRLLTLDVHSSYHKSLRSLKARVLATKRNESREAPDESAKLACKKSNESFPGTIKPEGSRQSQSPLHPLVSDSQTSG